A single Halarcobacter anaerophilus DNA region contains:
- a CDS encoding dUTP diphosphatase, translated as MLYKELKDSIKALGFPSIEDFVHYIGVTPSDILEWEEKDDVPYIVSLIIHLLKGDKDLPNNKTLDNLVEECLPLAQLLEEASSFPHKLEEMFLLQKELNDSTNGKNWELGINKYGKEINWLRCIHMEVAELIDSTPWKHWKNINAESDMNNIHVELVDIWHFLMSYILQETNVPKAVSLVNTHCIYEALEEIDPKAMVKEAEKLSYISLAIETGNMPTFSGVERFIDQFFRCCKISGLSFTWLQKLYIGKNCLNKFRQDHGYKEGTYIKVWNNDEDNVVMVSILDKMENVSFDELYSKLEESYPA; from the coding sequence TTGTTATATAAAGAGTTAAAAGATAGTATAAAAGCACTAGGATTTCCTTCAATTGAAGATTTCGTGCATTATATAGGAGTTACCCCTTCGGATATTTTGGAGTGGGAAGAAAAAGATGATGTCCCTTATATTGTTTCATTAATTATTCATCTATTAAAAGGGGATAAAGATTTACCTAATAATAAAACTTTAGATAATCTGGTTGAAGAGTGTCTGCCTTTGGCACAGCTTTTAGAAGAAGCATCTTCTTTCCCTCATAAACTAGAAGAGATGTTTTTACTTCAAAAAGAGTTAAATGATTCTACAAACGGAAAGAATTGGGAACTTGGAATCAATAAATACGGTAAAGAGATTAATTGGCTTAGATGTATCCATATGGAAGTTGCAGAGCTTATTGATTCTACACCGTGGAAACACTGGAAGAATATAAATGCTGAATCTGATATGAATAATATTCATGTAGAATTAGTAGATATTTGGCACTTTTTAATGTCATACATCTTGCAAGAAACAAATGTTCCTAAAGCTGTATCTTTGGTAAATACCCATTGTATTTATGAAGCATTGGAAGAGATTGATCCAAAAGCAATGGTTAAAGAAGCAGAAAAGTTATCTTATATTTCATTAGCAATAGAAACAGGAAATATGCCGACATTTAGCGGTGTTGAAAGATTTATTGATCAGTTTTTCAGATGTTGTAAAATTTCAGGTCTTTCATTTACTTGGCTTCAAAAACTTTATATCGGTAAAAATTGTTTAAATAAATTTAGACAAGACCACGGTTATAAAGAGGGAACTTATATTAAAGTTTGGAACAATGATGAAGACAATGTAGTTATGGTTTCTATTTTAGATAAGATGGAAAATGTAAGTTTTGATGAATTATATTCAAAACTTGAAGAGAGTTATCCCGCATAA
- the dnaJ gene encoding molecular chaperone DnaJ, translated as MTEIDYYELLEVTKDSDKGAIKKAYRKMAMKYHPDKNPGDKEAEEKFKAVNEAYQVLSDDEKRAIYDRYGKAGLEGHGQGGGFSGGFDDLSSIFEEMFGGSGFGGFSGSSRRERKTYNYNLDIIVEVEVEFNEAIFGTKKEIKYSYKDACPDCKGTGAKGGKLSTCPHCQGQGQIHMRQGFMTFAQTCPHCNGTGQAVTDKCTTCNGLGYKEKKDKFEVNIPEGVNDGNRIRVSNRGNIAPNGQKGDLYLQIKVKEDSHFIRHGDDIYLEVPIFFTQVALGASIKIPGLRGELQLKIPAGTKDKEQFKFEGEGVKSVQGYGKGDLIVQIKINYPKKINNEQKELLEKLQESFGVESKPHESSFENMFEQVKSWFK; from the coding sequence TTGACTGAGATAGATTATTATGAATTATTAGAAGTTACTAAAGATAGTGATAAAGGGGCAATAAAAAAAGCCTATAGAAAAATGGCAATGAAATATCACCCTGATAAAAACCCCGGTGATAAAGAGGCTGAAGAGAAATTCAAGGCAGTAAATGAAGCTTATCAGGTACTAAGTGATGATGAAAAAAGAGCTATTTACGACAGATACGGGAAAGCAGGACTTGAAGGGCACGGTCAAGGCGGCGGATTCTCAGGTGGATTTGACGATTTAAGCTCAATTTTTGAAGAGATGTTCGGTGGTTCCGGATTCGGTGGTTTCTCTGGAAGTTCAAGAAGAGAGAGAAAAACATATAACTACAATCTTGATATTATTGTTGAAGTTGAAGTTGAATTCAATGAAGCAATATTCGGAACAAAAAAAGAGATAAAATACTCATACAAAGATGCTTGTCCCGATTGTAAAGGAACAGGAGCTAAAGGCGGTAAACTAAGTACTTGTCCTCATTGTCAAGGACAAGGACAAATTCATATGAGACAAGGCTTTATGACTTTTGCTCAAACTTGTCCTCACTGTAACGGTACAGGTCAAGCAGTAACAGATAAATGTACTACTTGTAACGGTTTAGGATATAAAGAGAAAAAAGATAAATTTGAAGTAAATATTCCCGAAGGTGTAAACGACGGAAATAGAATCAGAGTTTCAAACAGAGGAAATATAGCACCAAACGGGCAAAAAGGAGATTTATATCTTCAAATCAAAGTAAAAGAGGATTCTCACTTTATAAGACACGGTGATGATATCTATTTGGAAGTTCCTATTTTCTTCACTCAAGTAGCTTTAGGTGCATCTATTAAAATTCCAGGTCTTAGAGGAGAATTGCAGCTTAAAATTCCAGCAGGAACTAAAGACAAAGAGCAGTTTAAATTTGAAGGAGAAGGTGTTAAATCCGTTCAAGGTTACGGAAAAGGTGACTTAATTGTTCAAATAAAAATCAACTATCCTAAAAAAATAAACAATGAACAAAAAGAGCTTTTAGAAAAACTTCAAGAGAGTTTCGGGGTTGAAAGCAAACCTCATGAATCAAGCTTTGAAAATATGTTCGAACAAGTAAAAAGCTGGTTTAAATAA
- a CDS encoding AAA family ATPase yields MDTKIVLIIGPSGAGKDTLIKEAKKEFKEKINFVKRYITRESDVNESNYYIDEYAFEILRHNSYFASSWNAHGNFYGIPKRFIKNGINLISISRGRIKDFENLYDKVYTINITLPKEILKQRLLKRGRENKEDIEKRVQREYEKIEAKNLIEFDNLASIEDSKKNFISLLKRIENE; encoded by the coding sequence ATGGATACTAAAATAGTTTTAATAATCGGACCAAGCGGAGCAGGGAAAGATACTCTTATAAAAGAGGCAAAAAAAGAGTTTAAAGAAAAAATAAACTTTGTAAAAAGGTATATTACAAGAGAGTCTGACGTAAATGAAAGCAATTATTATATTGATGAATATGCTTTTGAAATCCTAAGACACAACAGTTATTTTGCTTCAAGTTGGAATGCTCACGGAAATTTTTACGGTATCCCTAAAAGATTTATAAAAAACGGAATCAATTTAATATCAATATCCAGAGGAAGAATAAAAGATTTTGAAAACTTGTATGATAAAGTTTATACCATAAATATAACACTTCCAAAAGAGATTTTAAAGCAAAGACTTTTAAAACGAGGAAGAGAAAATAAAGAAGATATAGAAAAAAGAGTTCAAAGAGAGTATGAAAAAATAGAAGCCAAAAATTTAATTGAATTTGATAATTTGGCTTCTATAGAAGACTCAAAGAAAAACTTTATCTCTTTGCTTAAAAGAATTGAAAATGAGTAG
- a CDS encoding GGDEF domain-containing protein — protein MYKISVGKELFKDILYKKITVLEKETSLYWKKELLQPIIEKDRIKYTIKQLDKISITNGLGEDKPQLIIECKKVDYSFKNDIFEFYLGRIYEQKNTDIQEDYKDTLIEQLMREKALLEDKMQRDHLTDVFNRRKMEADLNIFVNRNNANILCAVFIDVDRFKGINDNFGHDTGDKVLVYLADKLKKHATLLNGEVYRFGGEEFVILCFIEKNRVLEKINALREDIKSQRVYHPKKDISITISVGVAFFAESKSKEDLIKKADIGVYKAKAKGRDTVEFG, from the coding sequence ATGTACAAAATTTCAGTCGGAAAAGAACTTTTTAAAGATATATTATACAAAAAAATTACGGTTTTGGAAAAAGAGACCTCTTTATATTGGAAAAAAGAGTTACTTCAACCAATTATAGAAAAAGATAGAATTAAATATACAATCAAACAATTAGATAAAATATCTATAACAAACGGTTTAGGAGAAGATAAACCTCAATTGATTATTGAGTGTAAAAAGGTTGATTACTCTTTTAAAAACGATATTTTTGAGTTTTATTTGGGAAGAATTTATGAACAGAAAAATACGGATATACAAGAGGATTATAAAGATACGTTAATAGAACAATTAATGAGAGAAAAAGCTTTGTTAGAAGATAAAATGCAAAGAGATCATTTAACTGATGTTTTCAACAGAAGAAAAATGGAAGCTGATTTAAATATTTTCGTAAATCGAAATAATGCAAATATCTTATGTGCAGTTTTTATTGATGTAGACAGATTTAAAGGTATAAATGATAACTTCGGTCATGATACGGGAGATAAAGTTTTGGTTTATTTAGCAGATAAATTAAAAAAACATGCAACTCTTCTAAACGGTGAAGTTTATCGTTTCGGAGGGGAAGAGTTTGTTATTTTGTGTTTTATTGAAAAAAATAGAGTTTTAGAAAAAATCAATGCTTTAAGAGAGGATATAAAGTCTCAAAGAGTTTATCATCCTAAAAAAGATATATCAATTACGATAAGTGTAGGAGTTGCTTTTTTTGCAGAATCAAAATCAAAAGAGGATTTGATTAAAAAAGCAGATATCGGCGTTTATAAAGCCAAAGCAAAGGGAAGGGATACCGTTGAATTCGGATAA
- the trpB gene encoding tryptophan synthase subunit beta, translating to MSDYLKNHPDENGYFGRFGGSFIPPVLEEPFKKIAQTYESLKNDPKFIEELKYVRKNYQGRPTPVSFAKNLTEYCGGAKIYLKREDLNHSGAHKLNHCMAEVILAKHMGFKKVIAETGAGQHGVALATAAAYFGLECEIHMGEVDIKKEHPNVVRMKILGAKVIPATKGLKTLKEAVDSAFESYISQADSSIYCIGSVVGPHPFPMVVRDFQSIVGFESKEQFAEHENGALPDNIVACVGGGSNSMGIFSAFIDDKEVNLYGVEPMGRGEKIGEHSATLTYGEEGVMHGFNSIMLKDEKGEPAPVYSIGSGIDYPSVGPEHAYLKDIGRTKVGLCDDKEAVDAFYKLSQLEGIIPALESAHAVAFAMKLAKTLAKDKTILVNVSGRGDKDIDFVVENYPIPNAKF from the coding sequence ATGTCTGATTATTTAAAGAACCATCCAGATGAAAACGGATATTTCGGTAGATTTGGAGGTTCTTTTATCCCTCCTGTTTTAGAAGAGCCTTTCAAAAAAATTGCTCAAACATATGAGAGTTTGAAAAATGATCCTAAATTTATCGAAGAACTTAAATATGTAAGAAAAAACTACCAAGGAAGACCTACTCCCGTATCTTTTGCAAAAAATCTGACTGAATACTGCGGCGGAGCAAAAATTTATCTAAAAAGAGAAGATCTAAATCACTCGGGAGCCCATAAACTAAACCACTGCATGGCTGAAGTAATTTTGGCAAAACATATGGGGTTTAAAAAAGTTATAGCTGAAACAGGAGCAGGACAACACGGCGTTGCTCTTGCAACTGCAGCAGCCTATTTTGGGTTAGAATGTGAAATTCATATGGGTGAAGTCGATATTAAAAAAGAGCATCCCAATGTTGTAAGAATGAAGATCTTAGGAGCAAAAGTTATACCCGCAACAAAAGGACTAAAAACCTTAAAAGAGGCTGTAGATTCAGCTTTTGAAAGTTATATCTCTCAAGCAGACAGCTCTATTTATTGTATCGGTTCAGTAGTTGGTCCTCATCCTTTTCCAATGGTGGTAAGAGATTTTCAAAGTATTGTAGGATTTGAATCTAAAGAACAGTTTGCAGAACATGAAAACGGTGCTTTGCCGGACAATATAGTAGCTTGCGTAGGTGGCGGTTCAAATTCAATGGGAATTTTCTCTGCATTTATAGATGATAAAGAAGTTAATCTATACGGCGTTGAACCAATGGGAAGAGGAGAGAAAATAGGTGAACATTCTGCAACCTTGACTTACGGAGAAGAGGGAGTTATGCACGGCTTTAATTCTATTATGCTAAAAGATGAAAAGGGAGAACCTGCTCCTGTGTATTCTATTGGTTCAGGAATTGATTATCCATCAGTTGGTCCTGAACATGCTTATTTAAAAGATATTGGAAGAACAAAAGTCGGGCTTTGTGATGATAAAGAGGCTGTTGATGCTTTTTATAAACTCTCTCAACTTGAAGGTATAATTCCTGCTCTTGAATCAGCTCATGCCGTTGCTTTTGCAATGAAGTTGGCAAAAACTTTAGCAAAAGATAAAACAATTTTAGTAAATGTAAGCGGTAGAGGAGATAAAGATATAGATTTCGTAGTAGAAAACTACCCTATTCCTAACGCAAAATTTTAA
- the recR gene encoding recombination mediator RecR has product MKRGLEKFYDLVDAFASLPTIGKKSALRLAYHIVMNDNYSGMKISHSIENALNSIQRCVKCGSMSEHEICEVCLDETRQREKMCIVQSAKDIFIIEDSKQFDGLYFVIEELDPDSIDRLLAFVKENQIKEALFAITPSLSNDAFILYIEDKLKDQNIVFTKIAQGVPTGVSLENVDILSLAKAIQSKVDI; this is encoded by the coding sequence ATGAAGAGAGGTTTAGAAAAATTTTATGATTTAGTTGATGCCTTTGCTAGTTTACCGACTATAGGGAAAAAATCAGCATTAAGACTTGCATATCATATCGTGATGAATGATAATTATTCGGGAATGAAAATTTCACACAGTATTGAAAATGCTTTGAACAGTATTCAAAGATGTGTAAAATGCGGTTCTATGAGTGAACATGAAATATGTGAAGTCTGTCTTGATGAAACAAGGCAAAGAGAAAAAATGTGTATTGTTCAAAGTGCAAAAGATATTTTTATAATTGAAGACTCAAAACAGTTTGACGGGTTATATTTTGTTATTGAGGAGTTAGACCCTGATTCAATAGACAGATTATTGGCTTTTGTAAAAGAAAACCAAATAAAAGAGGCACTTTTCGCGATTACCCCGTCTTTGTCAAATGATGCATTTATTTTATATATTGAAGATAAATTAAAAGACCAAAATATAGTTTTTACAAAAATAGCACAAGGAGTGCCCACAGGTGTTAGTTTAGAAAATGTCGATATTTTATCTTTAGCAAAAGCTATTCAAAGCAAAGTCGATATTTAA
- a CDS encoding LbetaH domain-containing protein — MTKIDKLNTDLEIKLGEKPFIDPSAKILNSSFGKYTQIGEFTNISNTVLDDYSYISEYSQVDNTEIGKFANIASNVRINPGFHPYEMPCQHHMLYRKKMYGFGENDEAFFNYREVQKVHIGHDVWIGQAAVIMPSVKIGNGAIIGSNAVVTKDVPPFAIVAGVSAKILKYRFTKDIIKRIEEISWWDWSHEELYKRLDDLKDIRKFVYKYSK, encoded by the coding sequence ATGACAAAAATAGATAAGTTAAATACAGATTTAGAGATAAAATTAGGAGAAAAGCCTTTTATTGATCCAAGTGCAAAAATCTTAAACTCCTCTTTTGGAAAATATACTCAAATAGGAGAGTTTACAAATATCTCAAATACCGTTTTAGATGATTATTCATATATTAGTGAATACTCCCAAGTAGATAATACAGAGATAGGAAAATTTGCAAATATAGCATCAAATGTTAGGATAAATCCCGGTTTTCATCCTTATGAAATGCCTTGTCAGCATCATATGTTATATAGAAAAAAGATGTATGGTTTCGGAGAAAACGATGAAGCTTTTTTTAACTATAGAGAGGTTCAAAAAGTGCACATAGGACATGATGTTTGGATAGGACAGGCAGCTGTTATTATGCCATCAGTTAAGATTGGAAACGGTGCAATTATAGGTTCAAATGCTGTTGTAACAAAAGATGTTCCACCTTTTGCCATTGTTGCAGGAGTAAGTGCAAAAATCTTGAAATATAGATTTACAAAAGATATAATAAAAAGAATAGAAGAGATAAGTTGGTGGGATTGGAGCCATGAAGAGCTTTATAAAAGGCTTGATGATTTAAAAGATATTAGAAAATTTGTTTACAAATACTCAAAATAG
- a CDS encoding HD-GYP domain-containing protein yields the protein MNSDKKIFEISPNNIVKSFILRLFFSIVFLSALISFFIYFYQQSTFYNTIADNIEFYVNKELRENKINDKIFDKQVVKEDISTFIQTLNFVYINIYNKKRELVFNLISKEKKDKYKIIQNNPSLFKSYSKYIGKEMGYNFIKVDDKNYFIQIYYPVYKDNMLLGFIEGVSLVNLNMVKHFETIKNTTILIVILAILLFALIIFPLIYIAYKQLSKNRVELLKSNLQILNALGNAVALRDSDTNEHNYRVTIYSVNLAQKLALDKNEIKKLIKGAFLHDVGKIGISDNILLKKNKLSLEEFEIMKGHVLKGIEIIKNNAWLEDSKDVILYHHERYNGSGYPRGAKKEEIPMVARVFSIIDVFDALTSKRPYKEAFSYNDSIEILKKYSGTYFEPEILKEFLEISSDLYNEVNIQSSEELKKELSKIIKKYFFNS from the coding sequence TTGAATTCGGATAAAAAAATTTTTGAAATTAGCCCAAATAATATAGTTAAATCATTTATTCTAAGGCTATTTTTTTCAATTGTCTTTTTAAGTGCATTAATCTCTTTTTTTATCTATTTTTATCAACAATCTACTTTTTATAATACTATTGCAGACAATATTGAATTTTATGTAAATAAAGAGTTAAGAGAAAATAAAATCAATGATAAAATTTTTGATAAACAAGTAGTAAAAGAGGATATCTCAACTTTTATACAAACTCTTAATTTCGTTTATATCAATATTTACAACAAAAAAAGAGAGTTGGTTTTTAATCTTATTTCTAAAGAGAAAAAAGATAAATATAAGATTATACAAAATAATCCTTCTTTATTTAAAAGTTACAGCAAATATATCGGCAAAGAGATGGGATATAATTTTATAAAAGTTGATGATAAAAACTATTTTATTCAAATATACTATCCCGTATATAAAGATAATATGCTTTTAGGTTTTATAGAAGGAGTATCCCTTGTAAACCTAAATATGGTAAAACATTTTGAAACTATAAAAAATACTACTATATTAATAGTTATTTTGGCAATTTTGCTTTTTGCTTTGATTATTTTTCCTTTAATATATATTGCATATAAACAGTTAAGTAAAAACAGAGTTGAACTTTTAAAGAGTAACCTTCAGATATTAAATGCTCTAGGAAATGCCGTTGCACTAAGAGATAGCGATACAAACGAACACAATTACAGAGTTACTATTTATTCCGTTAATTTAGCCCAAAAATTAGCTTTGGATAAAAACGAGATAAAAAAACTTATAAAAGGTGCATTTTTACATGATGTAGGAAAAATAGGGATAAGTGACAATATTTTATTAAAAAAGAATAAACTAAGTCTTGAAGAGTTTGAAATAATGAAAGGGCATGTTTTAAAAGGTATAGAAATCATCAAAAATAATGCTTGGCTGGAAGACAGTAAAGATGTAATACTTTATCACCATGAAAGATATAACGGAAGCGGCTATCCAAGAGGGGCGAAAAAAGAAGAGATTCCTATGGTTGCAAGAGTCTTTTCTATTATTGATGTTTTTGATGCTTTAACTTCAAAAAGACCGTATAAAGAAGCTTTTTCTTATAATGATAGTATTGAAATATTAAAAAAATACTCAGGAACATATTTTGAACCTGAGATATTAAAAGAGTTTTTAGAAATTTCTTCTGATTTATATAATGAAGTTAATATACAATCAAGTGAAGAATTAAAAAAAGAGTTAAGTAAAATTATTAAAAAATATTTTTTTAATAGTTAG
- a CDS encoding TsoY family (seleno)protein: MQLREKFNPMCFLSSLGAGGLSVSFFMYLMFLVPHKDTPMPTFNHVFPELMKGTWLSFVIAFAIVFIIAFAFFHFKLLIWNTKQFNVYKKSEAYKELVNSNAEITLMTIPLTYAMTINVCFILGAVFVPNLWSIVEYMFPFALIGFAVAGYYALKISFRYFSRILTTGDFDFTKNNNLSQMISIFSLSMVAVGFAAPGAMSHNLTINAIGIFGALFFASFSVLLVIIKITMGFKNMFEQGISLEASPSLWIVLPILTILGIMTVRVSFGLDHHFNHPLNSASLFTLTSVILSLEIIFGILGYKVMKDNGYFDKYIYSKDFKSSVSFALICPGDAFFVMGMFFINLGLVANGIVAKYSIAYFILMLPFIFVQFKTAKVFFILKSKFDM; the protein is encoded by the coding sequence ATGCAATTAAGAGAAAAATTCAACCCGATGTGTTTTCTGTCATCATTGGGTGCAGGTGGGCTTTCTGTCTCATTTTTTATGTATCTTATGTTTTTGGTTCCCCATAAAGATACACCAATGCCGACATTTAACCATGTATTTCCTGAACTTATGAAAGGAACATGGCTATCTTTTGTTATTGCATTTGCTATAGTCTTTATTATTGCATTTGCTTTTTTCCATTTTAAATTGCTGATTTGGAATACAAAACAGTTTAATGTATATAAAAAAAGCGAGGCTTATAAGGAACTTGTAAACTCAAATGCCGAAATTACATTAATGACAATTCCATTAACATATGCAATGACAATTAATGTCTGCTTTATTTTAGGTGCAGTTTTTGTACCAAATCTTTGGTCTATAGTTGAGTATATGTTTCCTTTTGCTCTTATCGGTTTTGCCGTAGCAGGTTATTATGCACTAAAAATAAGTTTTAGATATTTTTCAAGAATATTGACAACAGGAGATTTTGATTTTACAAAAAACAATAATCTGTCTCAAATGATTTCAATCTTCTCTTTATCTATGGTTGCAGTCGGTTTTGCAGCTCCCGGAGCTATGAGTCACAATTTAACTATAAATGCAATCGGTATCTTTGGAGCACTATTTTTTGCCTCTTTTTCAGTTCTGCTTGTAATTATTAAAATAACAATGGGATTTAAAAATATGTTTGAACAAGGCATCTCTTTAGAGGCTTCTCCTTCATTGTGGATTGTTCTTCCTATATTAACAATTCTTGGTATTATGACAGTTAGAGTATCTTTTGGTTTAGACCATCACTTTAATCATCCTCTTAACAGTGCTTCTTTGTTTACTCTTACATCCGTAATCTTGTCTTTAGAGATAATATTCGGTATTTTAGGATATAAAGTAATGAAAGACAACGGTTATTTTGATAAATATATCTATTCAAAAGATTTTAAATCATCTGTATCTTTTGCATTAATTTGCCCAGGTGATGCATTTTTCGTAATGGGTATGTTTTTTATAAACTTAGGTTTGGTTGCAAACGGTATCGTAGCAAAATACTCAATAGCATACTTTATTTTGATGTTGCCGTTTATTTTCGTACAATTTAAAACAGCAAAAGTATTCTTTATCTTAAAATCAAAATTTGATATGTGA
- a CDS encoding MBL fold metallo-hydrolase, with translation MKLKFLGSADSAGIPVHNCNCIVCEKYREEKRVNLSTCAYLELNKKVILLDAGIDSISNIFDKKRISAVFLTHFHADHCMGLLRLRYSKDRINCYHPKDEYGFSDLFKHKHSIVYTPLEDFQEIIIEGISFTALPLKHSKNCYGYFIKSKTVQLAYLTDCFEIPQKTLEFLSSKKLDAVFIDACYDESIKKGNHLNYLQATKILDKFDAKQKYLMHTSHTTKEYIEKNKISLKYRYIKGNESFLF, from the coding sequence TTGAAACTGAAATTTTTAGGCTCAGCTGATAGTGCAGGTATTCCCGTACATAACTGTAACTGTATAGTTTGTGAAAAATATAGAGAAGAAAAAAGAGTAAATCTTTCAACTTGTGCTTATTTAGAGTTAAATAAAAAAGTTATACTTTTAGATGCAGGAATAGATTCCATATCAAATATTTTTGATAAAAAGAGAATTAGTGCAGTTTTTCTAACACATTTTCATGCAGATCACTGTATGGGTTTGCTTAGACTTAGATACTCAAAAGATAGAATAAACTGTTATCATCCAAAAGATGAATATGGCTTTTCAGATCTTTTTAAACATAAACATTCAATAGTTTATACTCCTTTGGAAGATTTTCAAGAAATTATTATTGAAGGCATTAGTTTTACTGCTTTGCCTTTAAAACACTCAAAAAATTGTTACGGTTATTTTATAAAAAGTAAAACTGTACAGCTTGCATATTTAACGGACTGTTTTGAAATACCTCAAAAAACATTGGAGTTTTTATCTTCAAAAAAATTAGATGCAGTTTTTATCGATGCTTGTTATGATGAGAGTATAAAAAAAGGAAATCACCTGAATTATCTACAAGCAACAAAGATTTTAGATAAATTTGATGCAAAACAGAAATATTTAATGCATACTTCCCATACAACAAAAGAGTATATTGAAAAGAATAAAATTAGTTTAAAATATAGATATATAAAGGGAAATGAGAGTTTTCTATTTTAA
- a CDS encoding sensor histidine kinase produces the protein MSKEKLESSKKHFDKRGVNLELLKAWISNEKVLDILKVHNINLNIFIKEYALNIVKYHLNVINNPKIKIDDKNLKNCVIFLKDNDISLDELFIIFNRLKSSLIEYIPSIENSDLNLIKDINYIYEESFLKILEIYSKSLSKIKKRLVKKNDLVDKYVIMSKVDKEGNIIDVSQAFCDISGYTKEEIIGKKYLLLKHPSFPNEKMNELWETVNSGKIWQGEIKNQKKDGTVYWVEATISPVFDENKEILYFDSVRQDISSKKEFEEQQAILIEQSKSAAMGEMISMIAHQWRQPLQAVSLLVQKLPLSKLKDGYIDDELLAQVEKDITSQLEYMSSTIDNFRDFFLPNKPKEKILVNELISRSIDFISFMLKNNSIQIEVNTKDDVLLSCYVNELIQVLINIIKNAVDILIERDIKNREIKINSYKEDSSLIITIEDNAGGIKEEIIDKVFNPYFSTKDKKNGTGLGLYMSKTIVEKQSLGSLSVENSQIGAKFKIILPIS, from the coding sequence ATGAGTAAAGAAAAATTAGAAAGTTCTAAAAAGCACTTTGATAAAAGAGGTGTTAATTTAGAACTTCTAAAAGCTTGGATATCAAATGAAAAAGTTTTAGATATCTTAAAAGTTCATAATATAAATTTGAATATATTTATAAAAGAGTATGCTCTAAATATTGTAAAATACCACCTTAATGTTATAAATAATCCAAAAATTAAAATTGATGATAAAAACTTAAAAAATTGTGTAATTTTTTTAAAGGATAATGATATCTCTTTAGATGAACTTTTTATAATTTTTAATCGTTTAAAAAGCTCTTTGATTGAGTATATCCCTTCTATAGAAAATTCAGATTTGAATCTTATAAAAGATATAAACTATATTTATGAAGAGAGTTTTCTTAAGATTTTAGAGATATATTCAAAATCTTTATCAAAAATAAAAAAACGACTGGTAAAAAAGAATGATCTTGTAGATAAATATGTAATTATGTCTAAAGTGGACAAAGAGGGGAATATAATTGATGTATCTCAGGCTTTTTGTGATATTTCGGGATATACAAAAGAGGAAATAATAGGAAAAAAATATCTTCTCTTAAAACATCCATCTTTTCCAAATGAAAAAATGAATGAACTTTGGGAAACCGTAAACAGCGGAAAAATCTGGCAAGGTGAGATAAAAAACCAAAAAAAAGACGGAACGGTTTATTGGGTTGAAGCTACTATTTCACCTGTTTTTGATGAAAACAAAGAGATTTTATATTTTGATTCCGTAAGACAAGATATAAGTTCAAAAAAAGAGTTTGAAGAACAGCAGGCAATTTTAATTGAACAATCAAAATCAGCTGCCATGGGAGAAATGATCTCAATGATAGCACATCAATGGAGACAACCCCTTCAAGCAGTATCCCTTTTAGTGCAAAAATTACCCTTATCAAAGTTAAAAGATGGATATATAGATGATGAACTTTTAGCTCAGGTTGAAAAAGATATAACTTCTCAATTGGAATATATGAGCAGTACAATAGACAATTTTAGAGATTTTTTTCTGCCTAATAAACCTAAAGAGAAAATTTTAGTAAATGAGCTTATTTCAAGAAGCATAGATTTTATATCTTTTATGTTAAAAAACAATTCAATACAGATTGAAGTAAATACAAAAGATGATGTTTTATTGTCTTGTTATGTAAATGAATTAATCCAAGTATTGATTAATATAATTAAAAATGCCGTAGATATACTTATTGAAAGAGATATAAAAAATAGAGAGATAAAGATTAATTCATACAAAGAAGACTCTTCTTTAATTATTACTATTGAAGATAACGCGGGAGGAATAAAAGAAGAGATAATAGATAAAGTTTTTAATCCCTATTTTTCGACAAAAGATAAAAAAAACGGAACAGGGCTTGGACTTTATATGAGTAAAACAATTGTCGAAAAACAGAGTCTTGGTTCTTTAAGTGTAGAAAATAGTCAAATAGGTGCAAAATTTAAAATAATTTTACCTATTTCATAA